One Gambusia affinis linkage group LG15, SWU_Gaff_1.0, whole genome shotgun sequence genomic window carries:
- the robo4 gene encoding roundabout homolog 1 isoform X2 has protein sequence MSQSVRTCLVVALFGSLLSGSRVRTEETAPRIVHHPSDVVAKLGSPATLSCRVDGSPKPTIEWLRNGQPLGTDKGDVRAVPMVLSEGSLFFLNVGGGRRGQTHEGVYACVATNSAGKATSRNASLYIAVLKEEFSVQPSDAEVAEGEVAVLNCGPPLGHPEPNIIWKKDGVPISNTDHHYTKLSGKLIVAPAEKSHSGSYVCVARNIMGERQSRAARLSVLGKPVLVLKPENVSVRTGESAHFYCQARGDPPPTVAWSRERGPLPNGRYLINPDQTLQLHYVTVQDAGSYTCTAANPVGVVTAVAQLQVEEAPSTEQKDFHRELSALRVTLENVTIIASESNVSLVQWKLQSLPAQPHYLDGFEVLYRPLLPVSSDWAALRVSLPGFQAQVGPLKRGFKYEFKVRPYGSSLYGRESNTRHLRVPERAPSSPPLAVSITVSHEQNNTVHLSWEPPPPDSHNGVVQGYQVWCVESDEQQYQNWTVDSGQHSLDISTLEPGKQYWVTMAAVNGAGVGTLSDPHGFVIKPQPGGASDPDSHKQDAFPLLALLQDPVLIGSVGALLWCLLMIAAVFLFRRHNSAGQLSPQHSKAKGLRRLASEDLIIKHRMAAPDSPWMSGGWRPPFNQKYQDLWAQGHRHPGIRSTSLPVSSKQDGRMVDSAVPMVTDSCGVYGTFYVDLKGSSLKTFSSPQRRPKAAHALPHQQGAETIQIFTQPDSKSSSLSSQEALPWKQAIRPQPKMGVLRESWEKKPHGKSELHAVNSVPVLSSRTQAGPSRACKQRLSHVPAGRHGGASQGGEGAAGSRLLHYSASLHLVDLLPPPPLMAADRNTLSSDEGSSHSTKLTEDLGSIPSISPPSGYHGQAGPNKHSGAPYSHLSASSYSTLMEADQSPSLTAQEATEYLELSPNPERYSVLPEQRPSLPHSFTSTLGSICGPVGSAESEDGAAAGAQPLPAALRRSGLHSSPSSCYSDWDSSLWNTWSSAMDSNMDSNRTSLISSVDSCYTNDSATFARLLAAAAETMSAASLTDFSPPASPLSALYPSFCSDGDAFRELEPTPAWDWSMAWVEEMDAQYGARYPSRNTKPFNT, from the exons ATGAGTCAGAGTGTTAGAACATGTCTAGTAGTTGCGCTGTTTGGGTCCCTGCTCTCCG GTAGCAGAGTCCGGACCGAGGAGACAGCACCACGAATAGTCCACCACCCCTCTGATGTGGTGGCGAAGCTGGGCAGCCCTGCCACTCTGTCCTGCCGCGTGGACGGCAGCCCCAAGCCGACCATCGAGTGGCTGCGGAACGGTCAGCCCCTGGGGACCGACAAGGGGGACGTCCGGGCCGTCCCCATGGTTCTGTCAGAGGGGAGCCTGTTCTTTCTAAATGTGGGAGGGGGCAGACGTGGCCAGACCCACGAGGGCGTCTACGCCTGCGTCGCCACTAACAGCGCCGGCAAGGCAACCAGCCGCAATGCCTCGCTGTATATTGCAG TTCTGAAGGAGGAGTTCAGCGTCCAGCCCAGCGACGCCGAGGTGGCAGAGGGGGAGGTGGCTGTCTTAAACTGTGGTCCGCCGCTGGGACATCCGGAACCTAACATCATCTGGAAGAAGGACGGTGTTCCCATCAGCAACACGGACCACCACTACACT AAGCTGAGCGGGAAGCTGATCGTCGCGCCTGCAGAGAAGAGCCACTCCGGCTCCTACGTGTGTGTGGCCCGGAACATCATGGGAGAGAGGCAGAGCAGGGCGGCTCGGCTCTCTGTGCTGG GTAAGCCTGTGTTGGTGCTGAAGCCAGAAAACGTGTCGGTAAGGACGGGAGAGTCTGCCCATTTCTACTGCCAGGCTAGAGGGGACCCTCCTCCTACGGTGGCCTGGAGCCGAGAGCGGGGGCCGCTTCCCAACGGCAG gtATCTCATAAACCCGGACCAGACACTGCAGCTCCATTATGTGACGGTGCAGGATGCTGGGAGCTACACCTGCACCGCTGCGAATCCTGTCGGCGTCGTCACTGCGGTTGCACAACTTCAAGTTGAAG AGGCTCCCAGCACTGAACAGAAAGACTTCCACAGAGAGCTTTCAGCCTTACGAGTGACCCTGGAGAATGTCACCATCATCGCCTCGGAGTCCAACGTTTCCCTCGTCCAGTGGAAG CTTCAGTCCCTTCCAGCTCAGCCGCACTACCTCGACGGCTTTGAGGTTCTCTATCGCCCCCTGCTGCCTGTCAGCTCAGACTGGGCAGCACTGAGGGTCTCGCTGCCGGGCTTCCAGGCTCAGGTCGGCCCCCTGAAGAGGGGCTTCAAGTATGAGTTCAAGGTTCGTCCTTATGGGAGCAGCCTATATGGAAGGGAGAGCAACACGCGGCATCTCCGAGTCCCTGAGAGAG CACCCAGTTCGCCCCCTCTGGCCGTGTCCATAACGGTGAGCCACGAGCAGAACAACACCGTCCATCTGAGTTGGGAGCCTCCTCCTCCCGACAGCCACAACGGCGTCGTCCAGGGCTACCAG GTTTGGTGTGTGGAGTCTGACGAGCAACAGTACCAGAACTGGACAGTGGACAGCGGCCAACACAGCCTGGATATCTCCACACTGGAACCAGGGAAGCAGTACTGGGTAACCATGGCAGCGGTGAACGGTGCTGGAGTGGGAACGCTCAGCGATCCTCATGGATTTGTCATCA AGCCACAGCCAGGGGGCGCCTCAGACCCAGACAGCCACAAACAGGATGCGTTTCCCCTGCTGGCCCTCCTACAGGACCCAGTGCTGATTGGCAGCGTTGGCGCCCTCTTGTGGTGTCTTCTGATGATTGCAGCTGTTTTCCTGTTCAGACGCCACAACAGCGCGGGTCAACTGTCACCTCAGCACAGCAAGGCTAAAG gtCTGCGCAGATTGGCCAGTGAAGATCTCATCATCAAACACAG GATGGCCGCTCCAGATTCTCCGTGGATGTCCGGTGGCTGGAGACCGCCCTTCAACCAGAAATACCAGGACTTGTGGGCCCAAGGTCACAGACATCCTGGGATCAGGAGCACCA GTCTTCCAGTCTCGTCCAAGCAGGACGGCAGGATGGTGGACTCAGCTGTTCCCATGGTGACCGACAGCTGTGGAGTCTACGGAACGTTTTATGTGGACCTGAAGGGCAGCAGCCTGAAGACCTTCAGCAGTCCCCAACGCCGCCCTAAAGCGGCTCACGCCTTGCctcaccagcagggggcggagACGATCCAGATCTTCACCCAGCCTGACTCCAAGTCGTCGTCCCTCAGCAGCCAGGAGGCTCTGCCCTGGAAACAGGCCATACGTCCTCAGCCAAAGATGGGCGTGCTGAGGGAATCATGGGAGAAGAAACCCCACGGGAAATCAG AGCTGCATGCAGTGAACAGCGTACCAGTCCTGTCATCCAGAACCCAGGCCGGTCCCTCCAGAGCCTGCAAGCAGAGACTCAGCCATGTACCAGCAGGACGCCACG GTGGAGCTTCGCAGGGCGGCGAAGGAGCTGCTGGTTCTCGCTTGCTGCATTACTCTGCCTCTCTGCACTTAGTGGACCTGCTGCCCCCCCCACCGCTGATGGCCGCAGACAGAAACACCCTGTCCTCAGACGAGGG TTCCAGTCATTCCACAAAGCTGACAGAGGACCTGGGCTCCATCCCATCAATTAGTCCTCCATCAGGTTACCATGGACAAGCAGGACCCAACAAGCACAGCGGCGCCCCCTACAGCCATCTGTCTGCTTCATCCTACTCCACGTTAATGGAGGCTGATCAAAGTCCTTCCCTGACGGCGCAGGAAGCTACTGAGTACCTGGAGCTCAGTCCAAACCCTGAGAGATACAG CGTCCTGCCAGAGCAGCGTCCCTCCCTGCCCCACAGCTTCACCTCCACCCTGGGGAGCATCTGTGGGCCGGTCGGCTCGGCCGAGTCGGAGGATGGCGCGGCCGCCGGAGCCCAGCCGTTGCCGGCGGCGCTGCGTCGTTCCGGCCTTCACAGCTCGCCGTCCTCCTGCTACAGTGACTGGGACAGCTCCCTGTGGAACACCTGGAGCTCGGCCATGGACAGCAACATGGACAGCAACCGGACCAGCCTCATCAGCTCGGTGGACAGCTGCTACACCAACGACAGCGCTACGTTCGCTCGCCTGCTGGCCGCGGCCGCAGAGACCATGAGTGCAGCCTCGCTGACGG ACTTCTCGCCGCCGGCCTCCCCCCTCAGCGCCTTGTACCCGTCGTTCTGTTCAGACGGCGATGCCTTCAGGGAGCTGGAGCCCACCCCCGCGTGGGACTGGAGCATGGCCTGGGTGGAGGAGATGGACGCGCAGTACGGAGCTCGCTATCCCAGCAGAAACACGAAACCCTTCAACACCTAG
- the robo4 gene encoding roundabout homolog 1 isoform X1: MLVRGWLLCVFCFHTCAGYSQQCKFHSVCPLEPELLDGSLKNQIKEHIRHSMGERDTPHRNRAHRRKGSRVRTEETAPRIVHHPSDVVAKLGSPATLSCRVDGSPKPTIEWLRNGQPLGTDKGDVRAVPMVLSEGSLFFLNVGGGRRGQTHEGVYACVATNSAGKATSRNASLYIAVLKEEFSVQPSDAEVAEGEVAVLNCGPPLGHPEPNIIWKKDGVPISNTDHHYTKLSGKLIVAPAEKSHSGSYVCVARNIMGERQSRAARLSVLGKPVLVLKPENVSVRTGESAHFYCQARGDPPPTVAWSRERGPLPNGRYLINPDQTLQLHYVTVQDAGSYTCTAANPVGVVTAVAQLQVEEAPSTEQKDFHRELSALRVTLENVTIIASESNVSLVQWKLQSLPAQPHYLDGFEVLYRPLLPVSSDWAALRVSLPGFQAQVGPLKRGFKYEFKVRPYGSSLYGRESNTRHLRVPERAPSSPPLAVSITVSHEQNNTVHLSWEPPPPDSHNGVVQGYQVWCVESDEQQYQNWTVDSGQHSLDISTLEPGKQYWVTMAAVNGAGVGTLSDPHGFVIKPQPGGASDPDSHKQDAFPLLALLQDPVLIGSVGALLWCLLMIAAVFLFRRHNSAGQLSPQHSKAKGLRRLASEDLIIKHRMAAPDSPWMSGGWRPPFNQKYQDLWAQGHRHPGIRSTSLPVSSKQDGRMVDSAVPMVTDSCGVYGTFYVDLKGSSLKTFSSPQRRPKAAHALPHQQGAETIQIFTQPDSKSSSLSSQEALPWKQAIRPQPKMGVLRESWEKKPHGKSELHAVNSVPVLSSRTQAGPSRACKQRLSHVPAGRHGGASQGGEGAAGSRLLHYSASLHLVDLLPPPPLMAADRNTLSSDEGSSHSTKLTEDLGSIPSISPPSGYHGQAGPNKHSGAPYSHLSASSYSTLMEADQSPSLTAQEATEYLELSPNPERYSVLPEQRPSLPHSFTSTLGSICGPVGSAESEDGAAAGAQPLPAALRRSGLHSSPSSCYSDWDSSLWNTWSSAMDSNMDSNRTSLISSVDSCYTNDSATFARLLAAAAETMSAASLTDFSPPASPLSALYPSFCSDGDAFRELEPTPAWDWSMAWVEEMDAQYGARYPSRNTKPFNT, encoded by the exons ATGCTCGTCCGTGGGTGGCTTCTTTGCGTATTCTGCTTTCACACCTGTGCCGGGTACTCACAGCAGTGCAAGTTCCACAGCGTATGTccactggaaccagaactgctGGACGGGAGCTTAAAGAACCAGATCAAAGAGCATATTCGTCACAGCATGGGAGAACGGGACACACCTCACAGAAACAGGGCACACCGAAGAAAAG GTAGCAGAGTCCGGACCGAGGAGACAGCACCACGAATAGTCCACCACCCCTCTGATGTGGTGGCGAAGCTGGGCAGCCCTGCCACTCTGTCCTGCCGCGTGGACGGCAGCCCCAAGCCGACCATCGAGTGGCTGCGGAACGGTCAGCCCCTGGGGACCGACAAGGGGGACGTCCGGGCCGTCCCCATGGTTCTGTCAGAGGGGAGCCTGTTCTTTCTAAATGTGGGAGGGGGCAGACGTGGCCAGACCCACGAGGGCGTCTACGCCTGCGTCGCCACTAACAGCGCCGGCAAGGCAACCAGCCGCAATGCCTCGCTGTATATTGCAG TTCTGAAGGAGGAGTTCAGCGTCCAGCCCAGCGACGCCGAGGTGGCAGAGGGGGAGGTGGCTGTCTTAAACTGTGGTCCGCCGCTGGGACATCCGGAACCTAACATCATCTGGAAGAAGGACGGTGTTCCCATCAGCAACACGGACCACCACTACACT AAGCTGAGCGGGAAGCTGATCGTCGCGCCTGCAGAGAAGAGCCACTCCGGCTCCTACGTGTGTGTGGCCCGGAACATCATGGGAGAGAGGCAGAGCAGGGCGGCTCGGCTCTCTGTGCTGG GTAAGCCTGTGTTGGTGCTGAAGCCAGAAAACGTGTCGGTAAGGACGGGAGAGTCTGCCCATTTCTACTGCCAGGCTAGAGGGGACCCTCCTCCTACGGTGGCCTGGAGCCGAGAGCGGGGGCCGCTTCCCAACGGCAG gtATCTCATAAACCCGGACCAGACACTGCAGCTCCATTATGTGACGGTGCAGGATGCTGGGAGCTACACCTGCACCGCTGCGAATCCTGTCGGCGTCGTCACTGCGGTTGCACAACTTCAAGTTGAAG AGGCTCCCAGCACTGAACAGAAAGACTTCCACAGAGAGCTTTCAGCCTTACGAGTGACCCTGGAGAATGTCACCATCATCGCCTCGGAGTCCAACGTTTCCCTCGTCCAGTGGAAG CTTCAGTCCCTTCCAGCTCAGCCGCACTACCTCGACGGCTTTGAGGTTCTCTATCGCCCCCTGCTGCCTGTCAGCTCAGACTGGGCAGCACTGAGGGTCTCGCTGCCGGGCTTCCAGGCTCAGGTCGGCCCCCTGAAGAGGGGCTTCAAGTATGAGTTCAAGGTTCGTCCTTATGGGAGCAGCCTATATGGAAGGGAGAGCAACACGCGGCATCTCCGAGTCCCTGAGAGAG CACCCAGTTCGCCCCCTCTGGCCGTGTCCATAACGGTGAGCCACGAGCAGAACAACACCGTCCATCTGAGTTGGGAGCCTCCTCCTCCCGACAGCCACAACGGCGTCGTCCAGGGCTACCAG GTTTGGTGTGTGGAGTCTGACGAGCAACAGTACCAGAACTGGACAGTGGACAGCGGCCAACACAGCCTGGATATCTCCACACTGGAACCAGGGAAGCAGTACTGGGTAACCATGGCAGCGGTGAACGGTGCTGGAGTGGGAACGCTCAGCGATCCTCATGGATTTGTCATCA AGCCACAGCCAGGGGGCGCCTCAGACCCAGACAGCCACAAACAGGATGCGTTTCCCCTGCTGGCCCTCCTACAGGACCCAGTGCTGATTGGCAGCGTTGGCGCCCTCTTGTGGTGTCTTCTGATGATTGCAGCTGTTTTCCTGTTCAGACGCCACAACAGCGCGGGTCAACTGTCACCTCAGCACAGCAAGGCTAAAG gtCTGCGCAGATTGGCCAGTGAAGATCTCATCATCAAACACAG GATGGCCGCTCCAGATTCTCCGTGGATGTCCGGTGGCTGGAGACCGCCCTTCAACCAGAAATACCAGGACTTGTGGGCCCAAGGTCACAGACATCCTGGGATCAGGAGCACCA GTCTTCCAGTCTCGTCCAAGCAGGACGGCAGGATGGTGGACTCAGCTGTTCCCATGGTGACCGACAGCTGTGGAGTCTACGGAACGTTTTATGTGGACCTGAAGGGCAGCAGCCTGAAGACCTTCAGCAGTCCCCAACGCCGCCCTAAAGCGGCTCACGCCTTGCctcaccagcagggggcggagACGATCCAGATCTTCACCCAGCCTGACTCCAAGTCGTCGTCCCTCAGCAGCCAGGAGGCTCTGCCCTGGAAACAGGCCATACGTCCTCAGCCAAAGATGGGCGTGCTGAGGGAATCATGGGAGAAGAAACCCCACGGGAAATCAG AGCTGCATGCAGTGAACAGCGTACCAGTCCTGTCATCCAGAACCCAGGCCGGTCCCTCCAGAGCCTGCAAGCAGAGACTCAGCCATGTACCAGCAGGACGCCACG GTGGAGCTTCGCAGGGCGGCGAAGGAGCTGCTGGTTCTCGCTTGCTGCATTACTCTGCCTCTCTGCACTTAGTGGACCTGCTGCCCCCCCCACCGCTGATGGCCGCAGACAGAAACACCCTGTCCTCAGACGAGGG TTCCAGTCATTCCACAAAGCTGACAGAGGACCTGGGCTCCATCCCATCAATTAGTCCTCCATCAGGTTACCATGGACAAGCAGGACCCAACAAGCACAGCGGCGCCCCCTACAGCCATCTGTCTGCTTCATCCTACTCCACGTTAATGGAGGCTGATCAAAGTCCTTCCCTGACGGCGCAGGAAGCTACTGAGTACCTGGAGCTCAGTCCAAACCCTGAGAGATACAG CGTCCTGCCAGAGCAGCGTCCCTCCCTGCCCCACAGCTTCACCTCCACCCTGGGGAGCATCTGTGGGCCGGTCGGCTCGGCCGAGTCGGAGGATGGCGCGGCCGCCGGAGCCCAGCCGTTGCCGGCGGCGCTGCGTCGTTCCGGCCTTCACAGCTCGCCGTCCTCCTGCTACAGTGACTGGGACAGCTCCCTGTGGAACACCTGGAGCTCGGCCATGGACAGCAACATGGACAGCAACCGGACCAGCCTCATCAGCTCGGTGGACAGCTGCTACACCAACGACAGCGCTACGTTCGCTCGCCTGCTGGCCGCGGCCGCAGAGACCATGAGTGCAGCCTCGCTGACGG ACTTCTCGCCGCCGGCCTCCCCCCTCAGCGCCTTGTACCCGTCGTTCTGTTCAGACGGCGATGCCTTCAGGGAGCTGGAGCCCACCCCCGCGTGGGACTGGAGCATGGCCTGGGTGGAGGAGATGGACGCGCAGTACGGAGCTCGCTATCCCAGCAGAAACACGAAACCCTTCAACACCTAG